Proteins co-encoded in one Halorussus salinus genomic window:
- a CDS encoding DUF7545 family protein: MTDHEVETVTYTIESPEGDSEELTLPTGVVDLLREDDSETDTEVLGDLTMLSFAQQAHALVHHAPEEPDDDVLANEEKTMELFEERFGQTFGEMTGHSH, from the coding sequence ATGACAGACCACGAAGTCGAGACGGTGACGTACACCATCGAATCGCCGGAGGGCGACTCCGAGGAGTTGACGCTCCCGACGGGCGTCGTGGACCTCCTGCGCGAGGACGACTCCGAGACCGACACCGAGGTCTTGGGCGACCTGACGATGCTGTCGTTCGCACAGCAGGCCCACGCGCTCGTCCACCACGCGCCCGAGGAGCCCGACGACGACGTTCTCGCCAACGAGGAGAAGACGATGGAACTGTTCGAGGAGCGCTTCGGCCAGACGTTCGGCGAGATGACCGGCCACTCTCACTGA
- a CDS encoding TetR/AcrR family transcriptional regulator, translated as MDAETADQMMEATYRALREHGYADLTMQRIADESSVSKATFHYHFDTKEELLNAFLDHLLEQFEGRLACEASDPEERLDTFLDAIFAPAEDASPIPLIELKSQSPYHETYRERFVAMDERLREVVAGAVRDGIESGQFDEADPDEVARFVVTAINGAHVREVALGESPSETRRLVEEYLERRLGRRPEVAA; from the coding sequence ATGGACGCAGAGACAGCCGACCAAATGATGGAGGCGACGTACCGAGCCCTCCGGGAACACGGGTACGCCGACCTGACGATGCAACGCATCGCCGACGAGTCGTCCGTGTCGAAAGCGACCTTCCACTACCACTTCGACACGAAAGAGGAGTTGCTGAACGCCTTCCTCGACCACCTGTTGGAGCAGTTCGAGGGACGACTCGCGTGCGAGGCGAGCGACCCCGAGGAGCGACTGGACACGTTTCTGGACGCGATTTTCGCGCCCGCCGAGGACGCTTCCCCCATCCCGTTGATAGAACTTAAATCGCAGTCGCCGTACCACGAGACGTACCGCGAGCGGTTCGTGGCGATGGACGAGCGACTCCGAGAGGTCGTCGCGGGCGCGGTCCGGGACGGCATCGAGTCGGGGCAGTTCGACGAGGCCGACCCCGACGAGGTGGCCCGGTTCGTCGTCACGGCGATAAACGGCGCGCACGTCCGGGAAGTCGCGCTCGGTGAGTCCCCGAGCGAGACCCGGCGACTGGTCGAGGAGTACCTCGAACGGCGACTCGGACGGCGACCGGAGGTGGCCGCGTGA